In the Gammaproteobacteria bacterium genome, one interval contains:
- a CDS encoding alpha/beta fold hydrolase — protein sequence MYKPFDPFGIIAACGKVQKAWWAHPFLLQDELLRLGARSVPLATWQGRAGMQNGKDLVSPVAYDERFKHPLWTKSLYLGTLKEGYLLYSQWMEEAIYKAPKLTYKTRRKAAFWTSELLNGMAPTNFFWTNPEAVMRAINTGGKSCFDGWRNFLGDVAAGKISMVDESAFEVGVNLATTPGAVVFRNELVELIQYAPATDKVKSVPIVIVAPWINKYYILDLNQRYSLVRHLVGQGFTVFVTSWKNPGADMRDTTFEDYMLKGVLASVNAARDICGAQQVHLTGYCIGGTLVSALAAWLEREPDRKSQSPVAHVTMLTTLVDFSEPGEMAVFIDKNSLDALDDLMAHHGFLDGNDMVMSFRTLRSNGLIWNHWVQNYLLGETPPAFDVLYWNSDSTRM from the coding sequence ATGTACAAGCCTTTCGACCCATTCGGAATCATCGCCGCCTGCGGGAAAGTGCAAAAGGCCTGGTGGGCGCATCCGTTTCTGCTGCAAGACGAGTTGTTACGACTCGGTGCGCGTTCCGTGCCGCTCGCTACCTGGCAGGGGAGGGCAGGGATGCAGAATGGCAAAGACCTGGTGTCGCCGGTGGCTTACGACGAGCGCTTCAAACACCCGTTGTGGACCAAGAGCCTCTATCTTGGCACGCTCAAGGAAGGCTATCTGCTCTACTCGCAATGGATGGAGGAGGCAATCTACAAAGCCCCGAAGCTGACATACAAAACAAGACGCAAGGCAGCCTTCTGGACGAGTGAACTATTGAACGGCATGGCGCCGACCAATTTTTTCTGGACGAACCCCGAAGCCGTCATGCGCGCCATCAACACCGGTGGAAAAAGCTGCTTCGACGGATGGCGCAATTTCCTGGGCGACGTCGCCGCCGGCAAGATCAGCATGGTGGACGAGAGCGCCTTCGAAGTCGGCGTCAATCTCGCGACCACGCCAGGCGCGGTAGTCTTCCGCAATGAACTGGTCGAGCTGATCCAGTACGCGCCCGCCACGGACAAGGTGAAGAGCGTTCCGATCGTGATCGTCGCACCCTGGATCAACAAGTATTACATCCTCGATCTCAACCAGCGGTATAGCCTGGTGCGCCATCTGGTGGGGCAGGGCTTTACGGTGTTCGTGACTAGCTGGAAAAATCCCGGCGCCGACATGCGCGACACGACTTTCGAGGACTACATGCTTAAGGGCGTGCTGGCGTCGGTTAACGCGGCGCGCGACATCTGCGGCGCTCAACAGGTGCACCTCACCGGCTACTGTATCGGCGGCACGCTAGTGTCCGCGCTGGCGGCGTGGCTTGAACGCGAGCCGGATCGCAAGAGCCAGTCGCCCGTGGCGCATGTGACCATGCTGACGACGCTCGTGGATTTCTCGGAACCCGGCGAAATGGCCGTGTTTATCGATAAAAACAGCCTGGATGCGCTCGATGATCTGATGGCGCACCATGGCTTTCTCGACGGCAACGACATGGTGATGTCGTTTCGCACCCTGCGGTCCAATGGCCTGATCTGGAACCATTGGGTGCAAAACTATCTGCTGGGTGAAACGCCGCCGGCTTTCGACGTGCTCTACTGGAACTCGGATTCCACCCGTATGC
- a CDS encoding long-chain fatty acid--CoA ligase: MPSRTQIQNLEMNKVYDWVAKHAMFTPDKVALVETDSGRRFTYREFNEWANRAANAFEALGLRPGDRIAIIAPSSVEILFTLIAATKLGAIFVPLNHKLPAADLVPIIEDCAPTLLVYADEFAATVAALRSDLKFSGIIKLRGSLAEDELDWENLLTEQSSTRGKPIPVDQHAPQMLLYTSGTTGKPKGVVLPHRMQFFNAINFATRDLNGNDRVLVHTPMFYTGGLNVYTTPAILLGATVVIMRQWNPDEVLKIIEQEKITAFFAVPTQYLMMADSKLFETADLSSLRWIISGGAPCPLPLIKRLTARGLLLKQGFGLTEVGVNCFCLDAHDAERKIGSIGHPNFAMEARIVDEHGNDVAPDVAGELILRTPSMCDGYWNNPQLSKQSIRDGWFHTGDIARFDAEGYCYVVDRMKDMYISGGENVYPAEVEAVLIRHAGIAEVAVVGVPHEKWGEVGAAAIVIKAGQQATEDEILAHCRQHLAKYKIPRSIHFLESLPRTVSQKVQKRALKEAILARLEEAT, from the coding sequence ATGCCATCCCGCACGCAGATTCAAAATCTCGAAATGAACAAGGTGTACGACTGGGTCGCGAAACATGCCATGTTTACGCCGGACAAGGTGGCGCTGGTCGAAACCGACAGCGGGCGGCGTTTTACCTATCGTGAGTTCAACGAATGGGCAAATCGCGCGGCGAACGCGTTTGAAGCCTTAGGGCTGCGACCCGGCGACCGCATCGCGATCATCGCACCGAGCTCGGTCGAAATACTGTTTACGCTCATCGCCGCCACCAAACTGGGCGCCATCTTCGTGCCGCTGAACCACAAGCTGCCGGCTGCGGATCTTGTGCCTATCATCGAGGATTGCGCGCCCACGCTGCTTGTTTACGCGGATGAGTTTGCCGCAACGGTCGCGGCGCTGAGATCAGATTTAAAGTTTTCGGGCATCATCAAGCTGCGAGGGAGCCTGGCCGAGGACGAACTCGACTGGGAAAACCTGTTAACAGAACAATCCTCCACGCGTGGTAAACCCATTCCGGTCGATCAGCACGCGCCGCAGATGTTGCTGTATACCTCCGGCACCACGGGCAAACCCAAAGGCGTGGTGCTGCCGCACCGCATGCAGTTTTTCAATGCGATCAATTTCGCCACGCGCGACCTGAACGGGAACGACCGGGTGCTGGTGCACACGCCGATGTTCTACACGGGCGGGTTGAACGTATACACCACGCCCGCGATCCTGCTCGGCGCCACCGTGGTCATCATGCGTCAATGGAATCCGGACGAAGTTCTGAAGATCATCGAGCAGGAAAAGATCACCGCTTTTTTTGCCGTGCCCACGCAGTATCTGATGATGGCGGACTCAAAGCTGTTCGAAACGGCGGACCTGAGTTCGTTGCGCTGGATCATCAGCGGCGGCGCGCCGTGTCCATTGCCACTGATAAAGCGGCTTACCGCGCGCGGGCTGCTACTCAAACAAGGCTTCGGGCTGACGGAGGTCGGCGTGAATTGCTTCTGTCTGGACGCACACGATGCGGAGCGGAAGATCGGGTCGATAGGTCATCCCAATTTCGCGATGGAGGCTCGCATTGTCGATGAACATGGCAACGACGTCGCGCCGGACGTGGCGGGAGAGCTTATCTTGAGAACGCCCAGCATGTGCGACGGTTACTGGAATAATCCGCAGCTGTCAAAGCAGTCGATCCGCGACGGGTGGTTTCACACCGGCGATATCGCGAGATTCGACGCGGAAGGCTACTGCTACGTGGTCGATCGCATGAAGGATATGTATATCAGCGGCGGAGAGAACGTCTACCCGGCAGAGGTCGAAGCGGTTTTGATTCGTCATGCCGGGATTGCCGAGGTCGCCGTCGTGGGTGTGCCCCACGAGAAGTGGGGCGAGGTCGGGGCGGCGGCCATTGTTATAAAAGCCGGCCAGCAAGCGACGGAAGACGAAATTCTTGCCCATTGCCGCCAGCATCTGGCCAAGTACAAAATACCCCGCAGCATCCATTTCCTGGAGTCACTGCCGCGCACCGTCAGCCAGAAAGTGCAGAAACGAGCGTTGAAAGAGGCCATCCTGGCGCGTTTGGAAGAGGCGACCTGA
- a CDS encoding EAL domain-containing protein: MILDQSFNEIYIFDANTLRFTYANAGACRNLQYSLEELKRLTVADVKPEFTVREYARLLEPLRSGRNAVVVLETVHQRKNGTRYPVDVRVQLCRTEQGPSFICIMNDVTERREIQEALFHEKELADVTLEAIGDAVIAIDKRGDVIFLNRMAAQLTGWSKIEAKGLPFTTVCNIFYEETRRAVEIPLAEVAATGDTASLPDNIMLMSSLGAQYPIDASVAPIRATGGVKDGALVIFRDVTATRTLVRELAHQAGHDALTALLNRREFERKAEHLLASAKATGEQHALLFLDLDHFKLVNDRCGHLAGDEFLRQISSLLLSRMNKCDTLARLGGDEFGALLERRSLEEARAFAESLLQAVEDYRYSSPRGLLSVGVSIGLVPVTAQSRGLKNMLCAADSACYLAKEKGGDRVQLFQRDDVDVLSRKRAMDWVSDVHSAMDEDRFCLFFQRIAPLDPAHHVGGERFEVLLRMRDTHGGIISPLDFILAAERYSAITAIDCWVIKTVFEHLRQQTTRIEDHGTPLPLWSINVSGISIGDMRFLDFIREQFERFALPPESICFELTETAAITNFDQAMRFVDAIKTKGCAFALDDFGSGLSSFSHLKGLPVDMLKIDGAFIRGMADDPVDYAVVDSICRIARVMGADTVAEYVENDHLLNIVREIGVQYVQGAAIHKAEPLLPANRGVAPAARQAARSVGAQETGVRRKA, translated from the coding sequence ATGATTCTGGATCAGTCCTTCAACGAAATCTATATCTTCGATGCGAACACTTTGCGGTTCACTTACGCCAACGCGGGCGCATGCCGCAACCTGCAGTATTCGCTGGAGGAGCTCAAACGGCTCACTGTAGCGGACGTCAAACCCGAATTTACCGTGCGGGAATACGCCAGACTGCTTGAGCCGCTGCGGTCCGGCCGCAACGCGGTAGTGGTTCTGGAAACCGTCCATCAGCGCAAGAACGGCACCCGCTACCCGGTGGACGTGCGCGTACAGCTTTGCCGCACGGAGCAGGGTCCGTCGTTCATCTGCATTATGAACGATGTCACCGAGCGCAGAGAAATCCAGGAAGCGCTTTTCCATGAAAAGGAACTGGCCGATGTCACCCTGGAAGCGATTGGTGATGCGGTCATAGCGATCGATAAGCGGGGCGACGTCATCTTTCTCAACCGCATGGCGGCACAGCTTACCGGCTGGAGCAAAATCGAGGCCAAGGGCCTGCCGTTCACGACTGTATGCAATATCTTCTATGAAGAGACTCGCAGAGCCGTGGAAATACCGCTGGCTGAAGTTGCGGCAACCGGCGATACGGCGAGCCTGCCTGACAATATCATGTTGATGTCCTCGCTAGGCGCGCAATACCCAATCGATGCCTCGGTCGCGCCTATCCGCGCCACGGGCGGCGTAAAGGACGGCGCGCTGGTTATTTTTCGTGATGTTACCGCGACACGGACGCTGGTCCGCGAGCTTGCGCATCAGGCCGGCCATGATGCGCTTACCGCTCTGCTGAATCGGCGCGAGTTCGAACGCAAGGCCGAGCACCTGCTGGCGAGCGCCAAGGCGACCGGCGAGCAGCACGCTCTGCTGTTTCTCGATCTCGACCATTTCAAGCTCGTGAACGATCGTTGCGGGCATCTGGCCGGCGACGAGTTCTTGCGCCAGATCTCCAGCCTGTTGCTGAGCAGGATGAACAAGTGCGATACCCTCGCTCGGCTGGGCGGGGACGAGTTTGGCGCGCTGCTGGAGCGCCGCTCCCTGGAGGAGGCACGGGCATTCGCCGAGTCGTTGTTACAAGCAGTCGAGGATTATCGCTACAGCTCGCCGCGCGGATTGCTCAGCGTGGGTGTCAGCATCGGGCTGGTGCCGGTCACGGCGCAAAGCCGCGGGCTGAAGAACATGCTGTGCGCCGCGGATTCCGCCTGCTATCTAGCCAAGGAAAAGGGTGGTGATCGCGTACAGCTATTCCAACGCGACGATGTTGACGTGTTGAGCCGCAAGCGCGCGATGGACTGGGTCTCCGACGTTCACAGCGCCATGGATGAAGACCGTTTTTGCCTGTTTTTTCAGCGGATCGCGCCACTCGACCCCGCTCACCATGTCGGCGGCGAACGCTTTGAGGTGCTGCTGCGCATGCGCGACACGCACGGCGGGATCATAAGCCCGCTGGACTTTATTCTGGCGGCCGAACGCTATAGCGCGATCACGGCTATCGATTGCTGGGTCATCAAAACCGTGTTCGAGCACTTGCGCCAACAAACCACGCGCATCGAGGATCATGGTACACCGCTACCATTGTGGTCCATCAATGTTTCTGGCATCAGCATCGGCGACATGCGCTTTCTAGATTTTATCAGGGAACAGTTCGAGCGCTTTGCGCTACCGCCCGAGAGCATCTGTTTCGAGCTTACGGAAACCGCCGCGATCACCAATTTTGACCAGGCCATGCGCTTTGTAGACGCCATCAAGACGAAGGGTTGCGCGTTCGCGCTGGATGATTTCGGCAGCGGTCTTTCCTCGTTCAGTCATCTGAAAGGCCTGCCGGTTGACATGCTCAAGATCGATGGGGCGTTTATCAGGGGCATGGCGGACGATCCGGTGGATTACGCCGTGGTGGACTCTATTTGCCGCATCGCGCGGGTGATGGGCGCGGACACCGTGGCCGAGTATGTCGAGAATGACCACTTGCTGAATATCGTGCGGGAGATCGGCGTGCAATACGTGCAAGGTGCCGCCATCCACAAGGCCGAGCCGCTGCTACCGGCAAACCGCGGTGTCGCCCCGGCCGCACGACAAGCGGCGCGATCGGTGGGGGCGCAAGAAACTGGCGTCAGACGCAAAGCGTAA
- the nadC gene encoding carboxylating nicotinate-nucleotide diphosphorylase, translating into MTDSHEIAEIVARALAEDVGTGDLSAALIPADATANARVISREPAVICGMAWVEEVFRQLDARVTIAWKILEGQKVAADHEICALRGPTRALLTGERTALNFLQSLSATATAANRYVQAIEGTGAVILDTRKTLPGLRAAQKYAVARGGGRNHRMGLFDAILIKENHIAAAGSLQAVVRAARARHAHVRVEVEVETLAQIEDALAAGADMILLDNFSLKELRLAVKLTAHRAPLEASGGVNLETVRAIAESGVDYISVGALTKDIAAVDLSMRVEINEAST; encoded by the coding sequence ATGACCGATTCCCACGAAATCGCCGAAATTGTCGCACGCGCCTTGGCCGAAGATGTCGGCACGGGCGATCTTTCCGCCGCGCTGATTCCGGCTGATGCAACCGCAAACGCTCGCGTTATCAGTCGGGAGCCTGCCGTCATCTGCGGGATGGCCTGGGTCGAAGAAGTGTTCCGGCAACTGGATGCGCGCGTGACGATTGCCTGGAAAATACTGGAAGGTCAAAAGGTCGCGGCCGATCACGAGATCTGCGCACTGCGTGGACCCACGCGCGCGCTGCTGACCGGCGAGCGCACAGCGCTGAATTTCCTGCAGTCCTTGTCGGCGACGGCGACGGCCGCAAACCGCTACGTGCAAGCCATCGAAGGCACCGGCGCCGTAATTCTCGACACTCGCAAGACCCTGCCCGGACTGCGCGCCGCGCAAAAATACGCCGTCGCTCGTGGGGGCGGCAGAAATCATCGCATGGGTTTGTTCGACGCTATCCTGATAAAGGAAAACCACATCGCGGCCGCCGGTTCGTTGCAGGCGGTGGTGCGCGCCGCGCGTGCCCGGCACGCGCACGTCCGCGTTGAGGTCGAAGTCGAAACCCTCGCGCAGATCGAAGACGCTTTAGCCGCCGGCGCGGACATGATTCTGCTCGATAATTTTTCGCTGAAAGAACTACGCCTGGCCGTGAAGCTCACCGCTCACCGCGCGCCCTTGGAGGCGTCCGGCGGCGTAAACCTGGAAACCGTGCGCGCTATCGCGGAATCCGGCGTCGATTACATCTCGGTGGGAGCACTGACGAAAGACATCGCGGCTGTGGACCTGTCGATGCGCGTTGAGATTAATGAGGCTTCGACATAG
- a CDS encoding Uma2 family endonuclease, with amino-acid sequence MGLPLRDAQRHTYREYRTWPEDVRYELIDGMAYAMAPPVRIHQRVMLEMARQIAGALEDSPCEVNVAPFDVRLPDGIESDDDVLTAVQPDIVVVCDPDKLDTYGCRGAPDIVIEVLSPSTAAHDQTVKLAAYERHGVKEYWLVHPADRIVTVYSWANGGYSRPAISEFEGTLTSNAVPMISIDWARIVARLPENPP; translated from the coding sequence ATGGGACTGCCGCTGCGTGATGCGCAACGCCATACGTACCGCGAATACCGAACCTGGCCGGAAGACGTGCGCTATGAGTTGATCGACGGCATGGCCTACGCCATGGCGCCGCCTGTGCGGATACACCAGCGTGTGATGCTTGAAATGGCGCGTCAGATCGCCGGCGCATTGGAGGATTCACCGTGCGAGGTGAACGTCGCTCCCTTCGACGTGCGCCTCCCGGACGGCATTGAGTCGGACGACGATGTTCTCACCGCCGTACAGCCCGACATTGTCGTGGTGTGCGATCCGGACAAGCTCGATACATACGGTTGCCGCGGCGCACCGGACATCGTAATCGAGGTGCTCTCGCCCTCGACCGCCGCGCACGATCAGACCGTCAAACTCGCGGCTTACGAGCGCCACGGGGTGAAGGAATACTGGCTGGTGCATCCCGCGGATCGCATCGTGACGGTGTATTCGTGGGCGAATGGCGGTTACAGTCGCCCGGCCATTTCTGAGTTTGAAGGCACTCTGACCTCGAATGCCGTGCCCATGATCAGCATCGATTGGGCGCGGATTGTGGCGAGACTGCCGGAGAATCCGCCTTGA